A genomic window from Sphingomonas taxi includes:
- a CDS encoding cupin-like domain-containing protein, translating to MTAQALPEIANVDRRTFDNEIRPAGRPVVLRQVGRDWPAVQAAQRSAEEGVAYLQRFSHGEPVAAILGEPSIGGRFFYNDDLTGMNFVRGQTPLDPFLARLLRDRDRSEPFAMAVQSVPLPTLLPGFAEANATDLVAPDVVPRIWLGNAIRVATHYDLMENIGVVVMGRRRFTLFPPDQVANLYMGPLELTPAGTPVSLVDPDAPDLARFPRFADAAKVAQTATLAPGDAIYIPFHWWHAVESLDPVNAFVNYWWNAAPAELGNPYDALLHALLAIAPLPADQRDAFRAVFDHLVFRGQSDPAAHLPDAAKGVLGPIDATTAARIRATLRDGLARP from the coding sequence ATGACCGCGCAGGCGCTGCCCGAGATCGCCAACGTCGACCGGCGCACCTTCGACAATGAAATCCGCCCCGCCGGCCGGCCCGTGGTGCTGCGGCAGGTCGGGCGCGACTGGCCCGCGGTGCAGGCCGCGCAGCGTTCGGCGGAGGAGGGCGTCGCCTATCTCCAGCGGTTCAGCCACGGCGAACCGGTCGCCGCGATCCTCGGCGAACCATCGATCGGCGGCCGGTTCTTCTACAACGACGATCTCACCGGGATGAACTTCGTGCGCGGGCAGACGCCGCTCGACCCGTTCCTCGCGCGACTGCTGCGCGATCGGGATCGCAGCGAGCCCTTCGCGATGGCGGTCCAGTCGGTGCCGCTGCCCACCTTGCTGCCGGGGTTCGCCGAGGCGAATGCGACGGATCTGGTCGCACCGGACGTGGTGCCGCGGATCTGGCTGGGCAATGCGATCCGCGTCGCGACGCATTACGACCTCATGGAGAATATCGGCGTGGTGGTGATGGGGCGGCGACGCTTCACGCTGTTTCCGCCGGATCAGGTCGCCAATCTGTACATGGGGCCGCTGGAGCTGACGCCGGCGGGCACGCCGGTCAGCCTCGTCGATCCCGACGCGCCGGATCTCGCGCGCTTCCCGCGCTTCGCCGACGCCGCCAAGGTCGCCCAGACCGCGACGCTGGCGCCGGGCGATGCGATCTACATCCCGTTCCACTGGTGGCATGCCGTCGAGTCGCTCGATCCGGTCAATGCCTTCGTCAACTACTGGTGGAATGCGGCGCCGGCCGAGCTGGGCAATCCCTATGACGCGCTGCTCCACGCGCTACTGGCGATCGCCCCGCTGCCGGCGGATCAGCGCGACGCGTTCCGCGCCGTCTTCGACCATCTGGTGTTCCGCGGACAAAGCGATCCGGCCGCGCATCTGCCGGATGCGGCGAAGGGCGTGCTGGGACCGATCGACGCGACCACCGCGGCCCGCATCCGCGCGACGTTGCGCGACGGCCTCGCCCGGCCGTAA
- a CDS encoding beta strand repeat-containing protein yields the protein MKSRLLIAASLPVLAWTASVQAQTTQPGSTYSTTTTNTGTAAGGDAANGSYNADNSRVDTNSSTNTDASNRSLTYAYTSNKAVTDNSVLTHSDTDTNSSVNDSNNTATNTDASDRSTSWTDGSNRSTTNTDNSDRSTTNTDGSNRSTTATDNSNRSTTNTDASNRSTTSTNNSMNDSNNTATNTATDASNRSTTWTDGSNRSTTNTDNSNRSQTSTDSSGASGAQVAANNGSTATDSRNQSVTSTDNADRSYTDNSDRSTTTHTSTTNSAASGAQVAANNGASASDNRNQSVTNTDNADRSYTYNDNADRSTVNTDNSDRSTSNTTRNSSASGAQVASNGSGSATDSRDQSDNSHTSNTTTNTTTNTDNSDRSTNTSTSSASGAQVASNGSGSATDSRNQSTTDNSDRSNRSQNSSATGAQVAASNGDATDSRNQSTNDNSDRSSRNSARNEGSGSVATGGDASYADSSSRSTGYATAGTGAASTSNVFGASAVVSSATLASYVTGVRVDYNQTPGGASGAVDNSLTTGDGAFQNLAGLQSLNMNTGAGASQNSAVNVSVSAGSINLGQ from the coding sequence ATGAAATCGCGCCTTCTGATCGCCGCATCACTTCCCGTCTTGGCATGGACCGCATCGGTCCAGGCCCAGACGACCCAGCCGGGCTCGACCTATTCCACCACCACGACCAACACCGGCACCGCGGCCGGCGGCGACGCGGCGAACGGCTCGTACAATGCCGACAATTCGCGGGTCGACACCAACAGCTCGACCAACACCGATGCGTCCAACCGCTCGCTGACCTATGCGTATACGTCGAACAAGGCGGTGACCGACAATTCGGTGCTCACCCACAGCGACACTGATACCAACAGTTCGGTCAACGACAGCAACAACACCGCGACCAACACCGACGCGTCGGACCGGTCGACGAGCTGGACCGACGGATCGAACCGGTCGACGACCAACACCGACAATTCGGACCGCTCCACGACGAACACGGACGGATCGAACCGGTCGACGACCGCCACCGACAATTCGAACCGCTCGACGACGAACACCGACGCATCGAATCGCTCGACGACCAGCACCAACAATTCGATGAACGACAGCAACAACACGGCGACCAACACCGCCACCGACGCCTCGAACCGTTCGACGACGTGGACGGATGGGTCGAATCGCTCGACGACCAACACCGACAATTCGAACCGGTCGCAGACCTCGACCGACAGCAGCGGCGCTTCGGGCGCGCAGGTCGCCGCCAACAACGGCAGCACCGCCACCGACAGTCGCAACCAGTCGGTGACCAGCACCGACAATGCCGACCGGTCGTACACCGACAATTCGGATCGCTCGACCACGACGCACACCAGCACCACCAATTCGGCGGCGAGCGGCGCGCAGGTCGCGGCGAACAACGGCGCCAGCGCGTCGGACAATCGCAACCAGTCGGTGACCAACACCGACAATGCCGATCGGTCGTACACCTATAACGACAATGCCGATCGCTCGACGGTGAATACCGACAATTCCGATCGTTCGACCAGCAACACGACGCGCAATTCGTCCGCCTCGGGTGCCCAGGTCGCCTCGAACGGCAGCGGCTCGGCGACCGACAGCCGCGATCAATCCGACAATTCGCACACGTCGAATACGACGACCAACACCACCACCAACACCGACAATTCGGATCGTTCGACCAATACCTCGACCAGCAGCGCGTCGGGCGCACAGGTCGCCTCCAACGGCAGCGGCTCGGCGACCGACAGCCGCAACCAGTCGACGACCGACAATTCCGACCGGTCGAACCGCTCGCAGAACAGCTCGGCGACCGGCGCGCAGGTCGCGGCGAGCAACGGCGACGCCACCGACAGCCGCAACCAGTCGACCAACGACAATTCGGATCGCTCCAGCCGCAACTCCGCGCGCAACGAGGGCAGCGGCTCGGTCGCGACCGGTGGTGACGCCAGCTATGCCGACAGTTCGTCGCGCAGCACCGGCTATGCCACGGCCGGCACCGGCGCCGCGTCGACCTCGAACGTGTTCGGCGCCAGCGCGGTCGTCTCGTCGGCGACGCTGGCCAGCTACGTCACCGGCGTCCGCGTCGATTACAACCAGACGCCGGGTGGCGCGAGCGGCGCGGTCGACAACAGCCTGACCACCGGCGACGGCGCGTTCCAGAACCTCGCCGGGCTGCAGTCGCTCAACATGAACACCGGGGCGGGCGCATCGCAGAACTCGGCGGTCAACGTCAGCGTCTCGGCCGGGTCGATCAACCTCGGTCAATAA
- a CDS encoding helix-turn-helix transcriptional regulator: protein MAADRHLPLLFRTAAICSDGLPPYDEQGALYSTTGPAPVADRIARIVLDTDDQPTSAADDIALVVGHFARALGADGWALTGSPRQGVPSCLAAAGLGDAFVASLLRIAERIDSVADRRLPAPVWCEQLAPPHDAAALVIPVPHTPGHAALFVNLLFAAVDEHRRIAIERASLREWPSVSAYLRLWQSTRLERRVAEGVSAGLNLVAIGIVLLSGDGQIAFANDAARLLMDRQDGIREHRGQVQATHRSDAGAFSTAVGHVLAHAGTTAALAPMSLLMLHRDHGPPLVTSFVCTPRAADAPDEGGALLFFVDPGLDIHQLAEPVCKLFRLSRVETELACLLASGQTLAAAAQSLHVKVSTARGYLKQVFVKTGSNRQVDLVRLIFSNLIRTAHRDHARLR, encoded by the coding sequence GTGGCGGCAGACAGACATCTGCCCCTGCTCTTCCGTACGGCCGCCATATGCAGCGACGGGCTGCCGCCGTACGATGAGCAGGGCGCGCTATATTCTACGACGGGACCGGCGCCGGTCGCCGATCGTATCGCCCGCATCGTTCTGGATACCGATGACCAGCCGACCTCTGCGGCCGACGATATCGCCCTGGTCGTCGGTCATTTCGCGCGTGCGCTCGGGGCCGACGGCTGGGCGCTGACCGGCTCGCCGCGCCAGGGCGTGCCGAGCTGCCTTGCCGCCGCCGGCCTCGGCGACGCCTTCGTCGCATCGCTGCTGCGCATCGCCGAGCGGATCGACTCGGTGGCGGATCGCCGCCTGCCGGCGCCGGTCTGGTGCGAGCAGCTGGCGCCGCCGCACGACGCCGCCGCGCTGGTGATCCCGGTCCCGCACACGCCGGGCCACGCCGCCCTATTCGTCAATCTGCTCTTCGCGGCGGTCGACGAGCACCGGCGCATCGCCATCGAGCGCGCGTCGCTGCGCGAATGGCCCAGCGTCTCCGCCTATCTGCGCCTGTGGCAATCGACGCGGCTCGAGCGACGCGTCGCGGAGGGGGTCAGCGCCGGGCTGAACCTGGTCGCGATCGGCATCGTGCTGCTCTCCGGCGACGGCCAGATCGCTTTCGCTAACGATGCGGCACGGCTGCTGATGGACCGGCAGGACGGCATCCGCGAACATCGCGGCCAGGTGCAGGCGACGCACCGCAGCGACGCCGGCGCTTTCTCCACCGCGGTCGGCCATGTGCTGGCGCATGCCGGAACGACCGCGGCGCTCGCGCCGATGTCGCTGCTGATGCTGCACCGCGACCATGGCCCGCCGCTGGTGACGTCGTTCGTCTGCACGCCACGCGCAGCGGACGCGCCCGACGAAGGCGGCGCGCTGCTGTTCTTCGTCGATCCCGGTCTCGACATCCACCAGCTCGCCGAGCCCGTCTGCAAGCTGTTCCGCCTGTCGCGGGTCGAGACCGAACTCGCCTGCCTGCTCGCCTCGGGCCAGACGCTGGCGGCGGCGGCGCAATCGCTCCACGTCAAGGTCAGCACCGCGCGCGGCTATCTCAAGCAGGTGTTCGTCAAGACCGGCAGCAACCGGCAGGTCGATCTCGTCCGCCTGATCTTCAGCAATCTCATCCGGACCGCGCACCGCGACCACGCCCGCCTGCGCTGA
- a CDS encoding tryptophan halogenase family protein, with amino-acid sequence MRDDAIRRVVIVGGGTAGWMAAAAMSRVLGEMPGLTIELIESDEIGTVGVGEATIPQIVLFNKMLGLDEAQFMRETRATYKLGIEFVDWVRPGHRYVHPFGSYGLDMKGIEFHHFWLKGQALGDTTPLDAYSLAIVAGLQGRFGHPRPDQPGSPLSKLSYAFQFDAGLYAQLLRRLAEANGVRRIEGRIVAAERDGETGHVSAVALAAGTRVAGDLFIDCSGFRGLLIEGEMQAGFEDWSAWLPCDRAVAVPCAHGGDRQPLTRSTARAAGWQWRIPLQHRIGNGYVYASDYLSDDEAAATLLANLDGAPLADPRFLRFTAGHRRRAWVGNVVALGLAGGFLEPLESTSIHLVQSAIARLLTYWPTRRFDRVEIDKFNAAHVADYLDIRDFLVLHYKATQRRDTAFWDYCRMLAPPPGLAEKLAVFAANGRVFREHDELFTETSWLSVMVGQGVAAGGYHPAADLLSDAETLSRLNHIRRVVEETAHLLPRQDELLAHYGCAMTGVAA; translated from the coding sequence GTGAGGGACGATGCGATCCGCCGCGTCGTGATCGTCGGCGGCGGCACCGCGGGATGGATGGCGGCGGCGGCGATGTCGCGCGTCCTCGGCGAGATGCCCGGGCTGACGATCGAACTGATCGAATCGGACGAGATCGGCACCGTCGGCGTCGGCGAGGCGACGATCCCGCAGATCGTCCTGTTCAACAAGATGCTCGGCCTCGACGAGGCGCAGTTCATGCGCGAGACGCGCGCGACCTACAAGCTCGGCATCGAGTTCGTCGACTGGGTCCGTCCCGGCCACCGCTACGTCCACCCGTTCGGCAGCTACGGGCTCGACATGAAGGGGATCGAGTTCCACCATTTCTGGCTGAAGGGGCAGGCGCTCGGCGATACCACGCCGCTCGACGCCTATTCGCTGGCGATCGTCGCCGGCCTGCAGGGGCGGTTCGGCCATCCGCGTCCGGATCAGCCGGGATCGCCGCTGTCGAAGCTGAGCTATGCCTTCCAGTTCGATGCCGGCCTGTACGCGCAGCTCCTGCGGCGGCTGGCGGAGGCGAACGGCGTGCGCCGTATCGAGGGGCGGATCGTCGCGGCCGAACGCGACGGCGAGACCGGCCATGTCAGCGCGGTAGCGCTCGCCGCGGGCACGCGGGTCGCTGGCGACCTGTTCATCGATTGCTCGGGCTTTCGCGGTTTGCTGATCGAAGGCGAGATGCAGGCCGGGTTCGAGGACTGGAGCGCATGGCTGCCCTGCGACCGCGCGGTGGCGGTGCCCTGCGCGCACGGCGGCGACCGGCAGCCGCTCACCCGCTCGACGGCGCGTGCGGCGGGGTGGCAGTGGCGCATTCCGCTGCAGCATCGCATCGGCAACGGCTATGTCTATGCCAGCGACTATCTGTCCGACGACGAGGCGGCCGCGACATTGCTCGCCAATCTCGACGGCGCGCCGCTGGCCGATCCCCGCTTCCTGCGCTTTACCGCCGGCCATCGCCGCCGTGCCTGGGTCGGCAACGTCGTCGCGCTGGGACTGGCCGGCGGGTTCCTCGAACCGCTGGAATCGACGAGCATCCACCTCGTCCAGTCGGCGATCGCGCGGCTGCTGACCTATTGGCCGACGCGCCGTTTCGACCGGGTCGAGATCGACAAGTTCAACGCCGCGCACGTCGCCGACTATCTCGACATCCGCGATTTTCTCGTCCTCCATTATAAGGCGACGCAGCGTCGCGACACCGCCTTCTGGGATTATTGCCGCATGCTGGCACCGCCGCCGGGACTCGCCGAGAAACTCGCCGTCTTCGCCGCCAACGGCCGGGTCTTCCGTGAGCACGACGAACTGTTCACCGAAACGAGCTGGCTGTCGGTGATGGTCGGGCAGGGCGTGGCGGCGGGCGGATATCATCCCGCCGCCGATCTGCTGTCGGATGCCGAGACGCTGTCGCGGCTCAATCATATCCGGCGCGTGGTCGAGGAGACGGCGCATCTGCTGCCGCGGCAGGACGAGCTGCTGGCACATTACGGCTGCGCGATGACGGGCGTCGCCGCATGA
- a CDS encoding tryptophan halogenase family protein — MNEHTIRSVVILGGGTAGWMAAAAMARFLNNGVTRVTLIESEEIGTVGVGEATIPPLRTFNSMLGIDEHAFIRETGGTYKLGIEFVGWGDIGERYFHPFGAHGHDLGGVHFHQLYLRERQRRVLPDISAWSMSAVAAQAGKFAPPAPQAQSAVKDLFYAYHFDAVRYAGFLRRFAERNGVQRIEGKVVAVAQRPEDGHVTALKLDDGQTVGGDLFIDCSGFRGVLIEETLETGYEDWRHWLPCDRAVAVPSAYSGDPDPFTRATARGSGWQWRIPLQQRMGNGLVYCSDFQQADDAERELLANLEGAPLAAPRHLAFTTGRRKLAWNRNVVALGLASGFIEPLESTSIHLVQSGIARLIALFPDRRFDPVERDEYNAQMHELYADVRDFVILHYKATRRRDTPFWDRCRTMDIPDSLARKIALFRGKGRVFRENRELFATTSWVSVCLGQDIVPQEYEPAVDALDEERVAGALEEMRREYLDIAGRLPSHGDFLRHISGQPAAPAVAPAAPAAAAGPTFSFASESPFDFSADPL; from the coding sequence ATGAACGAACATACGATCCGCAGCGTGGTCATCCTCGGCGGGGGGACGGCGGGCTGGATGGCGGCGGCGGCGATGGCACGCTTCCTCAACAACGGCGTCACGCGCGTCACGCTGATCGAGTCCGAGGAGATCGGTACGGTCGGCGTCGGCGAGGCGACGATCCCGCCGCTGCGCACCTTCAACAGCATGCTCGGCATCGACGAGCATGCGTTCATCCGCGAGACCGGCGGCACCTACAAGCTGGGGATCGAATTCGTCGGCTGGGGCGACATCGGCGAGCGCTATTTCCATCCGTTCGGCGCGCACGGCCACGACCTCGGCGGGGTGCACTTCCACCAGCTCTATCTGCGCGAGCGGCAGCGGCGGGTGCTGCCTGATATCTCCGCCTGGTCGATGAGCGCGGTCGCGGCGCAGGCCGGCAAGTTCGCACCCCCGGCACCGCAGGCGCAATCGGCGGTCAAGGACCTGTTCTACGCCTATCACTTCGACGCGGTGCGCTACGCCGGCTTCCTGCGCCGCTTCGCCGAACGCAACGGGGTGCAGCGGATCGAGGGCAAGGTCGTCGCGGTGGCGCAGCGGCCCGAGGACGGTCATGTCACCGCGCTCAAGCTGGACGACGGGCAGACCGTCGGCGGCGACCTGTTCATCGATTGCTCCGGCTTCCGCGGCGTTCTGATCGAGGAGACGCTGGAGACCGGCTATGAGGATTGGCGGCACTGGCTGCCGTGCGATCGTGCCGTCGCGGTGCCGAGCGCCTATAGCGGCGATCCCGATCCGTTCACCCGCGCTACCGCGCGCGGATCGGGCTGGCAGTGGCGGATTCCGTTGCAACAGCGCATGGGCAACGGGCTCGTCTATTGCAGCGACTTCCAGCAAGCCGATGATGCCGAGCGCGAATTGCTAGCCAATCTGGAGGGCGCACCGCTTGCGGCGCCGCGTCATCTCGCCTTCACCACCGGTCGCCGCAAGCTGGCGTGGAACCGCAACGTCGTCGCTTTGGGGCTGGCGAGCGGCTTCATCGAGCCGCTCGAATCGACCTCGATCCACCTCGTCCAGTCCGGCATCGCGCGGCTGATCGCGCTGTTCCCCGACCGGCGCTTCGATCCGGTCGAGCGCGACGAATATAACGCGCAGATGCACGAGCTGTATGCCGACGTCCGCGACTTCGTCATCCTCCATTACAAGGCGACGCGGCGCCGCGACACGCCGTTCTGGGATCGCTGCCGCACGATGGACATCCCCGACAGCCTCGCGCGCAAGATCGCGCTGTTCCGCGGCAAGGGGCGGGTGTTCCGCGAGAACCGCGAGCTGTTCGCGACGACGAGCTGGGTCAGCGTGTGCCTGGGCCAGGACATCGTGCCGCAGGAGTATGAGCCGGCGGTCGACGCACTCGACGAAGAGCGGGTCGCCGGCGCGCTGGAGGAAATGCGCCGCGAGTATCTCGACATCGCCGGTCGTCTGCCGAGCCATGGCGACTTCCTCCGCCATATCTCCGGCCAGCCTGCCGCGCCAGCGGTCGCACCAGCGGCGCCGGCCGCAGCCGCCGGCCCGACCTTTTCGTTCGCATCGGAATCGCCGTTCGATTTCTCGGCGGACCCGCTGTGA
- a CDS encoding C39 family peptidase: protein MRAAVVLALATMVAGCTGMPLPEGGNGVNFSPTLNFATPVTSLIGRRFETVVRQQYDFSCGSAALATLLRYHYDDPQSEQSVFLGMFRDGDQAQIRRLGFSLLDMKRYLAARGIAADGFKVSVEQIAKAGIPGVALINFDGYRHFVVVKGIDDQTLLLGDPSLGLRRETIRRFAKQWNGVFFVLSGRNAIGRSHFNMAADLVRAPHGRPFLSADPLESAQLALTRPQLGEF, encoded by the coding sequence ATGCGTGCGGCGGTGGTCCTGGCGCTGGCGACGATGGTGGCGGGATGCACCGGCATGCCGCTGCCCGAAGGCGGTAACGGCGTGAACTTCTCGCCGACGCTCAACTTCGCCACGCCGGTGACCAGCCTGATCGGGCGCCGGTTCGAAACGGTCGTGCGCCAGCAATATGACTTCAGCTGCGGCTCGGCGGCGCTGGCGACGCTGCTGCGCTATCATTACGACGATCCGCAGAGCGAGCAGAGCGTCTTCCTCGGCATGTTCCGCGACGGCGACCAGGCGCAGATCCGGCGGCTGGGCTTTTCGCTGCTCGACATGAAACGCTATCTGGCGGCGCGCGGGATCGCCGCGGACGGCTTCAAGGTCAGCGTCGAACAGATCGCCAAGGCGGGGATTCCCGGCGTCGCGCTGATCAACTTCGACGGGTATCGCCACTTCGTCGTGGTCAAGGGGATTGACGACCAGACGCTGCTGCTCGGCGATCCCTCGCTCGGGCTGCGGCGCGAGACCATCCGCCGTTTCGCGAAACAGTGGAACGGGGTGTTCTTCGTGCTGAGCGGCCGCAACGCGATCGGCCGATCGCATTTCAACATGGCCGCCGACCTGGTCCGCGCGCCGCACGGCCGCCCCTTCCTCAGCGCTGATCCGCTGGAGAGCGCGCAGCTCGCGCTCACCCGCCCGCAATTGGGAGAGTTCTGA
- a CDS encoding cupin-like domain-containing protein has protein sequence MTSAVIERPAVDAATFAREIAGGYVPVVLRGQVDAWAAVRAGRGGDRAMATYLAAFEGGQTLDVMIGAPEIAGRFFYNDDLTGFNFQRQKVALRQLLGQLVRYSEDGAVDAHALYANAATAPEHLPGWDAENHLGLPTGDAPARLWIGNATRVATHYDESSNIACVVHGRRRFTLFPPDQIANLYVGPLDHTMAGPPSSMVDPENPDLARYPRFAAALAHAQVAELGPGDAIFVPAIWWHHVAALDPLNVLVNYWWGDAQAASPFGALVHALMAVRDLPPAQRHAWRGWFDHYVFADGADEVGDHLPVAARGILAAASPARTERLRDFLVRLLGGKR, from the coding sequence ATGACATCGGCCGTCATCGAGCGCCCTGCGGTAGACGCCGCGACCTTCGCACGAGAGATCGCGGGGGGCTATGTGCCGGTAGTGCTGCGCGGGCAGGTCGACGCGTGGGCGGCGGTGCGCGCCGGGCGCGGCGGCGATCGCGCGATGGCGACCTATCTCGCCGCATTCGAGGGCGGGCAGACGCTCGACGTGATGATCGGCGCGCCGGAGATCGCCGGACGTTTCTTCTACAACGACGATTTGACCGGCTTCAACTTCCAGCGGCAGAAGGTCGCGTTGCGGCAGTTGCTCGGTCAGCTCGTCCGCTACAGCGAAGACGGCGCCGTCGATGCCCACGCGCTCTACGCCAACGCGGCGACGGCGCCTGAGCATCTGCCGGGCTGGGACGCGGAGAACCACCTCGGCCTGCCGACCGGCGATGCGCCCGCGCGGCTGTGGATCGGCAACGCGACCCGCGTCGCCACGCATTACGACGAATCGAGCAACATCGCCTGCGTCGTCCACGGGCGGCGGCGGTTCACCCTGTTCCCCCCCGACCAGATCGCCAACCTCTACGTCGGCCCGCTCGACCATACGATGGCCGGACCGCCGTCGAGCATGGTCGATCCGGAAAACCCCGATCTTGCCCGCTATCCGCGGTTCGCCGCGGCGCTGGCACACGCACAGGTCGCGGAACTCGGACCGGGCGATGCGATCTTCGTGCCGGCGATCTGGTGGCACCACGTCGCGGCGCTCGACCCGCTCAACGTGCTGGTGAATTACTGGTGGGGCGACGCGCAGGCGGCATCGCCCTTCGGCGCGCTGGTCCACGCGCTGATGGCGGTGCGCGATCTTCCGCCGGCGCAGCGCCACGCGTGGCGGGGATGGTTCGACCATTATGTCTTTGCGGACGGTGCCGACGAAGTCGGCGACCATCTCCCCGTCGCGGCGCGCGGCATCCTCGCCGCGGCAAGCCCCGCCCGCACCGAGCGGCTGCGCGACTTCCTCGTCCGCTTGCTCGGCGGCAAGCGCTAG
- a CDS encoding transporter, with amino-acid sequence MRPAVCHAFLPLGLIALPASAQQTVSPAAAAVPAAADGTEDLRRTLASERQELERQQRALDEQRARIDRLEARLSGRSEPDRAVAQTALPPGGVPLPASPPPAPPRAAAAPGTQVQTVGEAPSDQRQVQVAVLAEQGGIITKAGRATVEVNFEYARADRNQVVFRGVQIPEAVLIGVFDINESRQDVLTVGTVGRLGLTSRLEINGRLPFVYRSDKSVLAPVANPSQPNAGQLDRPVSGANIGDIDFGLRYQITDGRDGAPYLIAGVQAVAPTGTDPFKVPRDALGNALKGATGAGFWGVTPNLTAILPTDPAVLFATLGYTYNFARDINRQIGAAYIERVAPGNQPSASAGIAIALNPRTSISFGYAQTWALGTKTRVRALNQTTQALGEAMTAESRDLQIGRLLFGVSYRTSPSTTLNWNVEVGATDDAADVRTTLRIPFTFTAY; translated from the coding sequence ATGCGACCGGCCGTCTGCCATGCCTTCCTTCCACTCGGCCTGATCGCACTGCCGGCATCGGCCCAACAGACGGTATCCCCCGCCGCCGCGGCCGTGCCTGCTGCCGCCGACGGCACCGAGGATCTGCGCCGCACCCTGGCCAGCGAACGGCAGGAACTGGAGCGGCAACAGCGGGCGCTCGACGAACAGCGCGCCCGTATCGACCGGCTCGAAGCGCGCCTGTCCGGGCGGAGCGAGCCCGATCGTGCGGTCGCGCAGACCGCGCTGCCCCCGGGCGGCGTGCCGCTGCCCGCCTCGCCACCGCCCGCGCCGCCGCGCGCCGCCGCCGCCCCGGGAACGCAGGTGCAGACGGTCGGCGAGGCGCCGTCCGACCAGCGGCAGGTGCAGGTCGCGGTGCTCGCCGAACAGGGCGGCATCATCACCAAGGCGGGGCGTGCCACCGTCGAGGTCAATTTCGAATATGCCCGGGCCGATCGCAACCAGGTGGTGTTCCGCGGCGTGCAGATCCCGGAGGCGGTGCTGATCGGCGTCTTCGACATCAACGAGAGCCGGCAGGACGTGCTCACCGTCGGCACGGTCGGGCGGCTGGGGCTGACCAGCCGGCTGGAGATCAACGGCCGGCTGCCGTTCGTCTATCGTTCGGACAAATCGGTGCTGGCGCCGGTCGCCAACCCGAGCCAGCCCAATGCCGGGCAGCTCGATCGGCCGGTGAGCGGCGCCAATATCGGCGATATCGACTTCGGCCTGCGCTATCAGATCACCGACGGGCGCGACGGTGCGCCCTATCTGATCGCCGGCGTCCAGGCGGTGGCGCCGACCGGCACCGATCCGTTCAAGGTGCCGCGCGACGCGCTCGGCAATGCACTGAAGGGGGCGACCGGCGCCGGCTTCTGGGGCGTGACGCCGAACCTGACCGCGATCCTGCCGACCGATCCCGCCGTGCTGTTCGCGACGCTCGGCTATACCTATAATTTCGCCCGCGACATCAACCGGCAGATCGGCGCCGCCTATATCGAGCGCGTCGCGCCCGGCAACCAGCCGTCGGCCAGCGCGGGGATCGCGATTGCGCTCAATCCGCGGACGTCGATCAGCTTCGGCTATGCGCAGACCTGGGCGTTGGGCACCAAGACGCGGGTGCGTGCGCTGAACCAGACGACGCAGGCATTGGGCGAGGCGATGACCGCGGAAAGCCGCGACCTGCAGATCGGCCGGCTGCTCTTCGGCGTGAGCTACCGCACCTCGCCCTCGACGACGCTCAACTGGAACGTCGAGGTCGGCGCGACCGATGACGCCGCCGACGTCCGCACGACGCTGCGCATCCCGTTTACCTTCACCGCATATTGA